The following are from one region of the Coffea eugenioides isolate CCC68of chromosome 2, Ceug_1.0, whole genome shotgun sequence genome:
- the LOC113761164 gene encoding uncharacterized protein LOC113761164 yields MASATTKPSFTFNLPTTSSLTQPSNNHKPNPQLKIPPLFFKSHSISSLHSSRKSHFNTPAVKSIDVSKEDKPTSSLAEETAKNLSETITEPSQEEAPNFDQRRLEEKFAVLNTGIHECRSCGYRYDETVGDPSYPIPPGLPFDQLPDDWRCPTCGASKGFFESKSVEVAGFAQNQQFGFGGNSLTSGQKALLIYGGLALGFLFFLSGYLLQ; encoded by the coding sequence ATGGCTTCAGCCACAACGAAAccttccttcacatttaatcTTCCAACCACTTCTTCTCTAACTCAACCATCCAACAATCATAAACCCAATCCCCAGCTCAAAATCCCACCTCTCTTCTTCAAATCCCATTCCATTTCATCCCTTCACAGCTCTAGAAAATCCCATTTCAACACCCCTGCTGTTAAGTCCATTGATGTTTCCAAAGAAGATAAGCCCACAAGCTCATTAGCGGAAGAAACAGCCAAGAATTTATCAGAAACAATCACTGAACCTTCCCAAGAAGAGGCCCCAAATTTTGATCAGAGAAGACTTGAGGAGAAATTTGCTGTATTGAACACTGGAATTCATGAGTGCAGGTCTTGTGGATATAGATATGATGAAACTGTTGGGGACCCTTCATATCCCATTCCACCAGGGTTGCCATTTGACCAGCTGCCTGATGATTGGAGGTGCCCAACTTGTGGGGCTTCCAAGGGTTTCTTTGAGAGTAAAAGTGTGGAAGTTGCTGGTTTTGCTCAGAATCAGCAGTTTGGATTTGGTGGTAATTCACTAACCTCTGGCCAGAAGGCTCTGCTCATATATGGTGGTCTAGCTTTAGGCTTTTTGTTCTTCTTGTCTGGTTATCTTCTTCAATAG